The proteins below come from a single Chryseobacterium capnotolerans genomic window:
- a CDS encoding phenolic acid decarboxylase → MKDFVGKTFEFNYKEKFVYQIKFESDSMVKWKLVRGDFPGPKEETDPYIYSQISDHVVFISWVEKSGLGFSNILDFSTGKLTTHARQENSVHINPGKFKVIE, encoded by the coding sequence TTGAAAGATTTTGTTGGAAAAACATTTGAATTCAATTATAAAGAAAAATTTGTTTATCAAATTAAATTTGAATCGGATTCGATGGTCAAGTGGAAATTAGTAAGAGGAGATTTTCCTGGACCTAAAGAAGAAACTGATCCATATATTTACAGCCAGATTAGTGATCATGTAGTTTTTATTTCATGGGTTGAAAAAAGCGGATTAGGGTTTTCAAATATACTTGACTTTAGTACAGGGAAATTAACAACTCATGCCAGACAGGAAAATTCTGTGCATATTAATCCTGGAAAATTTAAAGTAATTGAATAA